One Ancylobacter novellus DSM 506 genomic window, TCGCCTTCGGCACCCGGCTGGCGCGCGAGGGGATCGGCCTCGTCTATGGCGGCGCCTCGGTCGGCCTGATGGGCGCGCTGGCCGATGCCGCGCTCGCCGCCGGCGGCGAGGTCATCGGCGTCATCCCGCGCGGCATCCTCGAGCGCGAGGTGGCGCATAAGGGGCTGGGAGACCTGCGCATCGTCGGCTCCATGCATGAGCGCAAGGCGCTGATGGCCGAGCTCGCCGACGGCTTCGTCGCGCTGCCGGGCGGCATCGGCACGCTGGAGGAACTGTTCGAGGTGTGGACCTGGGCGCAGCTCGGCAGCCACGAGAAGCCCTGCGCCCTCTTCGACATCGACGGCTATTACGAGCGCCTCCTCGCCTTCGTCGACCATGTGGTGGAGGAGGGCTTCATGCGACCGGCGCATCGCGACATGCTGCTCGTCGCCGACGACCCGGAAAAACTGCTGGCGCTGCTGCGCGGCTACCGGCCGCCTTCCGTCACCAAATGGATCGGCCGCGGCGAGCGGTGAGCCTGCCGCCCGTCTCGCTTGCGTCGCAGGCGGGAGACAGCTAACGCTTGCCCCGCACCGAGAGGCCCTGCATGAGCGCCAAGCGCATCGCCTTCTATCCCGGCTCGTTCGATCCGCCGACCAACGGCCATGCCGAGGTCGCCCGCGCGGCGGCGCGGCTGGTGGACAAGCTGATCGTCGGCGTCGGCATCCATCCCGGCAAGTCGCCGCTGTTCACCGCGAGCGAGCGGCTGGAGATGCTGCATGAGGTGTTCGAGCCGATCGTCGCCGCCGAGGGCGCGAGCCTCGACTGCATCACCTTCGACAATCTCGTGGTGGACGCCGCCGAGGCGGAAGGCGCGCAGCTGCTGATCCGCGGCCTGCGCGACGGCACCGATCTCGACTACGAGATGCAGATGGCCGGCATGAACGCGGTGCTGAAGCCGCGCGTGCAGACGGTTTTCCTGCCGGCCTCCCCCATCGCCCGCCCCATCACCGCCACTCTGGTCAGGCAAATCGCCGCCATGGGCGGTGACGTGTCCGCCTTCGTGCCGCCGGCCGTGCTGGTCCGGCTCAAGGCCCGGTTCGGCCGCACCGGCTAGAATTCGCGCCCGTTCCGCCTCGCTCAACGGAGTTCCCATCCATGATCCGCAGCCTAACCGCCGCCTTCGCCATCGTCTGCGCGCTCGTGCTGCCCGCCGCGGCGCAGAGCGTGAAGCTGCCGCCGAATGTCGACCGGCAGAACACCATCATCATGCAGACCACCAAGGGTCCGGTGGTGTTCGTGCTGCGCGCCGACCTCGCGCCCCAGCACGCCGAGCGCATCAAGACCCTGGCGCGCGAAGGCTATTACGACAACGTGCCGTTCCACCGCGTGATCGAAGGCTTCATGGCGCAGACCGGCGACGGCCAGTACGGCAACGGCACCGGCGGCTCGCGCTACCCCAACCTGCCGGCCGAGTTCTCCAACGTGCCCTTTACGCGCGGCACGGTGGGCATGGCCCGCGCCTCCAGCCCGAACAGCGCCAATTCGCAGTTCTTCATCACCTTCGGCGACGCCTCGTTCCTGAACGGCCAGTACACGGTGATCGGCCAGGTCGTCTCCGGCATGGAGAACGTCGACAAGATCAAGCGCGGCGAGCCGGTGGCGAACCCGGACAAGATCGTTTCGATGAAGGTCGCCGCCGACGTGAAGTGATGGCGCGGCGCGCTAGAAGCATTTTTCAAGGAGAGTGAAATGACCGACACCGCCGAGACCACGCTGCTGCTCGAGACCACGCAGGGGCCGGTCAAGATCCGCCTGCGCCCCGACCTCGCGCCGGGCCATGTCGCCCGCATCAGCGAGCTCGCCAAGGAAGGCTTCTATGACGGCGTGCCGTTCCACCGCGTCATCGAGGGCTTCATGGCCCAGACCGGCGATCCGACCGGCACCGGCCGCGGCGGCTCCGGCCAGAAGCTGAAGGCCGAGTTCAACAAGGGCCGGCATGTGCGCGGCACGGTCTCCATGGCCCGTGCCCAGCACCCGGATTCGGGCGACAGCCAGTTCTTCATCTGCTTTGCCGACGCCTCCTTCCTCGACGGCCAGTACACCGTCTGGGGCGAGGTCATCGAGGGCATGGAGAACGTCGACAAGATCAAGCGCGGCGAGCCGGTGATGAACCCGGACAAGATCGTCAAGGCGTCCGTCTCCGCCTGATCGCGCCCATATAAGACAAGGCGTCATCCCGGCCGCGCCCGCGCGAGCCGGGATCGCTGTTTCTAGGACGACGTTTCGAAGCCCATGCGTGTCGACCTGTTCGATTTCGATCTGCCGCCCGAGCGGATCGCGCTGCGTCCCGTCTCGCCGCGCGATGCCGCGCGCATGCTCGTCGTGCGGCCCGGTGCGACGCCGGAGCTGGCGGACGCGCATGTCCATGACCTGGCGAACCTTCTCCAGCCCGGTGACGCGCTGGTGGTGAACGACACCCGCGTCGTGCCGGCGCGGCTCGACGGCAT contains:
- the coaD gene encoding pantetheine-phosphate adenylyltransferase, with the translated sequence MSAKRIAFYPGSFDPPTNGHAEVARAAARLVDKLIVGVGIHPGKSPLFTASERLEMLHEVFEPIVAAEGASLDCITFDNLVVDAAEAEGAQLLIRGLRDGTDLDYEMQMAGMNAVLKPRVQTVFLPASPIARPITATLVRQIAAMGGDVSAFVPPAVLVRLKARFGRTG
- a CDS encoding peptidylprolyl isomerase, whose translation is MTDTAETTLLLETTQGPVKIRLRPDLAPGHVARISELAKEGFYDGVPFHRVIEGFMAQTGDPTGTGRGGSGQKLKAEFNKGRHVRGTVSMARAQHPDSGDSQFFICFADASFLDGQYTVWGEVIEGMENVDKIKRGEPVMNPDKIVKASVSA
- a CDS encoding TIGR00730 family Rossman fold protein, with the translated sequence MRRICVFLGSNAGNRPEYREAAVAFGTRLAREGIGLVYGGASVGLMGALADAALAAGGEVIGVIPRGILEREVAHKGLGDLRIVGSMHERKALMAELADGFVALPGGIGTLEELFEVWTWAQLGSHEKPCALFDIDGYYERLLAFVDHVVEEGFMRPAHRDMLLVADDPEKLLALLRGYRPPSVTKWIGRGER
- a CDS encoding peptidylprolyl isomerase, whose amino-acid sequence is MIRSLTAAFAIVCALVLPAAAQSVKLPPNVDRQNTIIMQTTKGPVVFVLRADLAPQHAERIKTLAREGYYDNVPFHRVIEGFMAQTGDGQYGNGTGGSRYPNLPAEFSNVPFTRGTVGMARASSPNSANSQFFITFGDASFLNGQYTVIGQVVSGMENVDKIKRGEPVANPDKIVSMKVAADVK